A stretch of Miscanthus floridulus cultivar M001 chromosome 13, ASM1932011v1, whole genome shotgun sequence DNA encodes these proteins:
- the LOC136500936 gene encoding geranylgeranyl transferase type-2 subunit beta 1-like isoform X1: MADEAELTADQHVRYIVTVEKVTSAATAPFPPYAPSTPPSAFQRPLLSSAQKKDSFESLVMEHIRLNGAYWGLTTLDLLHKLHAVDAAEVVDWIMSCYHPESGGFGGNVGHDPHVLYTLSAVQVLCLFDRLDVLDVDKVADYVAGLQNKDGSFSGDIWGEVDTRFSYIALCTLSLLHRLHKIDVQKAVDFIVSCKNLDGGFGAMPGGESHAGQIFCCVGALAITGSLHHIDRDLLGWWLCERQCKDGGLNGRPEKLADVCYSWWVLSSLVMIDRVHWIDKEKLTKFILNCQDKENGGISDRPDNAVDIYHTYFGIAGLSLMEYPGVKPLDPAYALPLDVVNRIFLKK; encoded by the exons atggcggacgaggcCGAGCTCACGGCGGACCAGCACGTCCGCTACATCGTCACCGTGGAGAAGGTAACGAGCGCGGCCACCGCGCCCTTCCCGCCCTACGCCCCCTCGACTCCTCCCTCCGCTTTCCAACGCCCGCTGTTGTCGTCGGCGCAGAAGAAGGACTCGTTCGAGTCGTTGGTGATGGAGCACATCCGCCTCAACGGCGCCTACTGGGGCCTCACCACGCTCGACCTCCTCCACAAGCTCcacgccgtcgacgccgccgagGTCGTCGACTGGATCATGTCCTGCTACCACCCCGAATCTG GCGGATTTGGAGGAAACGTTGGGCACGATCCGCATGTCCTCTACACGCTTAGCGCCGTGCAGGTCCTCTGCCTCTTCGATCGGCTCGATGTCCTTGATGTCGACAAGGTTGCTGATT ATGTCGCCGGACTGCAAAACAAGGATGGATCATTTTCTGGCGATATTTGGGGTGAAGTTGACACTAG GTTCTCGTATATTGCCTTATGCACCTTATCATTACTGCACCGTCTGCATAAAATCGATGTGCAAAAAGCTGTCGATTTCATTGTTAGCTGTAAGAACTTGGATGGTGGATTTGGTGCTATGCCAGGAGGGGAATCTCATGCTGGACAAA TATTTTGTTGTGTCGGTGCACTTGCAATCACCGGTTCCCTCCATCACATTGATAGAGATCTCCTCGGATGGTGGCTCTGTGAGCGCCAGTGTAAAGACGGAGGACTTAATGGGCGGCCTGAGAAACTAGCTGAT GTTTGCTACTCATGGTGGGTTTTATCAAGCCTAGTAATGATTGATAGAGTGCATTGGATTGACAAGGAGAAGTTAACTAAATTCATACTAAACTGTCAG GACAAAGAGAATGGTGGCATTTCAGATAGACCAGATAATGCAGTCGATATCTATCACACATACTTTGGAATTGCAG GGCTTTCATTAATGGAGTACCCTGGGGTGAAGCCTTTGGATCCTGCCTATGCACTGCCATTGGATGTTGTCAATCGGATTTTCTTGAAAAAATAG
- the LOC136500936 gene encoding geranylgeranyl transferase type-2 subunit beta 1-like isoform X2: protein MADEAELTADQHVRYIVTVEKKKDSFESLVMEHIRLNGAYWGLTTLDLLHKLHAVDAAEVVDWIMSCYHPESGGFGGNVGHDPHVLYTLSAVQVLCLFDRLDVLDVDKVADYVAGLQNKDGSFSGDIWGEVDTRFSYIALCTLSLLHRLHKIDVQKAVDFIVSCKNLDGGFGAMPGGESHAGQIFCCVGALAITGSLHHIDRDLLGWWLCERQCKDGGLNGRPEKLADVCYSWWVLSSLVMIDRVHWIDKEKLTKFILNCQDKENGGISDRPDNAVDIYHTYFGIAGLSLMEYPGVKPLDPAYALPLDVVNRIFLKK from the exons atggcggacgaggcCGAGCTCACGGCGGACCAGCACGTCCGCTACATCGTCACCGTGGAGAAG AAGAAGGACTCGTTCGAGTCGTTGGTGATGGAGCACATCCGCCTCAACGGCGCCTACTGGGGCCTCACCACGCTCGACCTCCTCCACAAGCTCcacgccgtcgacgccgccgagGTCGTCGACTGGATCATGTCCTGCTACCACCCCGAATCTG GCGGATTTGGAGGAAACGTTGGGCACGATCCGCATGTCCTCTACACGCTTAGCGCCGTGCAGGTCCTCTGCCTCTTCGATCGGCTCGATGTCCTTGATGTCGACAAGGTTGCTGATT ATGTCGCCGGACTGCAAAACAAGGATGGATCATTTTCTGGCGATATTTGGGGTGAAGTTGACACTAG GTTCTCGTATATTGCCTTATGCACCTTATCATTACTGCACCGTCTGCATAAAATCGATGTGCAAAAAGCTGTCGATTTCATTGTTAGCTGTAAGAACTTGGATGGTGGATTTGGTGCTATGCCAGGAGGGGAATCTCATGCTGGACAAA TATTTTGTTGTGTCGGTGCACTTGCAATCACCGGTTCCCTCCATCACATTGATAGAGATCTCCTCGGATGGTGGCTCTGTGAGCGCCAGTGTAAAGACGGAGGACTTAATGGGCGGCCTGAGAAACTAGCTGAT GTTTGCTACTCATGGTGGGTTTTATCAAGCCTAGTAATGATTGATAGAGTGCATTGGATTGACAAGGAGAAGTTAACTAAATTCATACTAAACTGTCAG GACAAAGAGAATGGTGGCATTTCAGATAGACCAGATAATGCAGTCGATATCTATCACACATACTTTGGAATTGCAG GGCTTTCATTAATGGAGTACCCTGGGGTGAAGCCTTTGGATCCTGCCTATGCACTGCCATTGGATGTTGTCAATCGGATTTTCTTGAAAAAATAG
- the LOC136500936 gene encoding geranylgeranyl transferase type-2 subunit beta 1-like isoform X3, with translation MADEAELTADQHVRYIVTVEKKKDSFESLVMEHIRLNGAYWGLTTLDLLHKLHAVDAAEVVDWIMSCYHPESGGFGGNVGHDPHVLYTLSAVQVLCLFDRLDVLDVDKVADYVAGLQNKDGSFSGDIWGEVDTRFSYIALCTLSLLHRLHKIDVQKAVDFIVSCKNLDGGFGAMPGGESHAGQIFCCVGALAITGSLHHIDRDLLGWWLCERQCKDGGLNGRPEKLADVRFTLSYVVYALHSSIHVATMDLIEPFQILKVCYSWWVLSSLVMIDRVHWIDKEKLTKFILNCQDKENGGISDRPDNAVDIYHTYFGIAGLSLMEYPGVKPLDPAYALPLDVVNRIFLKK, from the exons atggcggacgaggcCGAGCTCACGGCGGACCAGCACGTCCGCTACATCGTCACCGTGGAGAAG AAGAAGGACTCGTTCGAGTCGTTGGTGATGGAGCACATCCGCCTCAACGGCGCCTACTGGGGCCTCACCACGCTCGACCTCCTCCACAAGCTCcacgccgtcgacgccgccgagGTCGTCGACTGGATCATGTCCTGCTACCACCCCGAATCTG GCGGATTTGGAGGAAACGTTGGGCACGATCCGCATGTCCTCTACACGCTTAGCGCCGTGCAGGTCCTCTGCCTCTTCGATCGGCTCGATGTCCTTGATGTCGACAAGGTTGCTGATT ATGTCGCCGGACTGCAAAACAAGGATGGATCATTTTCTGGCGATATTTGGGGTGAAGTTGACACTAG GTTCTCGTATATTGCCTTATGCACCTTATCATTACTGCACCGTCTGCATAAAATCGATGTGCAAAAAGCTGTCGATTTCATTGTTAGCTGTAAGAACTTGGATGGTGGATTTGGTGCTATGCCAGGAGGGGAATCTCATGCTGGACAAA TATTTTGTTGTGTCGGTGCACTTGCAATCACCGGTTCCCTCCATCACATTGATAGAGATCTCCTCGGATGGTGGCTCTGTGAGCGCCAGTGTAAAGACGGAGGACTTAATGGGCGGCCTGAGAAACTAGCTGATGTGAGGTTTACTTTGTCATATGTCGTGTATGCTTTGCATTCTTCAATACATGTTGCCACTATGGATTTAATTGAACCGTTCCAAATTCTCAAGGTTTGCTACTCATGGTGGGTTTTATCAAGCCTAGTAATGATTGATAGAGTGCATTGGATTGACAAGGAGAAGTTAACTAAATTCATACTAAACTGTCAG GACAAAGAGAATGGTGGCATTTCAGATAGACCAGATAATGCAGTCGATATCTATCACACATACTTTGGAATTGCAG GGCTTTCATTAATGGAGTACCCTGGGGTGAAGCCTTTGGATCCTGCCTATGCACTGCCATTGGATGTTGTCAATCGGATTTTCTTGAAAAAATAG
- the LOC136500935 gene encoding AT-hook motif nuclear-localized protein 10-like isoform X1, which translates to MEVRSEQGLMAGRDLFGMPKSPPAPVPGPPASAAMQSVRMAYTADGTAVYAPVSSSPTTPSYQPQGADHGASMSAATVVGGNGASTAPGMGEPVAKKKRGRPRKYGPDGSMALALVPASAATGSPATGSPATGQGSSGPFSPAGLNLASSLLVVSPDGFKKRGRPKGSTNKPRVDVARSSGAGFTPHVITVQAGEDVSSKIMSFSQHGTRAVCVLSANGAISNVTLRQTATSGGTVTYEGRFEILSLSGSFLLVENGGQRSRTGGLSVSLAGPDGRLLGGGVAGLLIAASPVQIVLGSFNSGGKKEPKKHAPSEPTSVPLKVAPTTGMGPNSPPSRGTLSESSGGAGSPPPLHQGMAASNNYQPPFLSSMPWK; encoded by the exons ATGGAGGTGAGGTCCGAGCAAGGGCTGATGGCAGGGAGGGATCTATTCGGCATGCCGAAGAGCCCGCCGGCGCCGGTGCCCGGGCCGCCGGCGTCCGCCGCCATGCAGAGCGTGCGCATGGCGTACACCGCGGACGGCACCGCTGTGTACGCTCCGGTTAGCTCCTCGCCTACGACGCCGTCTTACCAGCCGCAGGGCGCAGACCACGGCGCTAGCATGTCCGCGGCGACGGTCGTTGGTGGCAATGGTGCGTCAACTGCGCCGGGCATGGGGGAGCCGGTGGCCAAGAAGAAGCGCGGGCGACCAAGAAAGTACGGGCCCGACGGGTCCATGGCGCTGGCATTGGTGCCTGCGTCGGCAGCTACGGGGTCGCCGGCTACAGGGTCGCCGGCGACAGGGCAGGGTTCTTCCGGGCCGTTCTCACCGGCTGGGTTAAATCTGGCGAGCTCTCTGCTGGTGGTGTCGCCAGATGGATTTAAGAAGCGGGGCCGGCCTAAGGGTTCTACCAACAAGCCGCGCGTGGATGTTGCCA GGTCATCAGGAGCTGGATTTACACCTCATGTTATCACAGTTCAAGCTGGCGAG GATGTGTCATCAAAGATTATGTCATTTTCTCAGCATGGAACCCGTGCAGTTTGTGTTCTTTCAGCAAATGGCGCCATATCAAATGTAACGCTTCGTCAGACTGCTACATCAGGGGGAACTGTAACATACGAG GGTCGATTTGAGATACTATCACTGTCAGGCTCATTCCTCCTGGTGGAGAATGGTGGTCAGCGTAGTCGGACTGGAGGCCTCAGTGTGTCATTGGCTGGTCCTGATGGTCGTCTGTTGGGTGGTGGAGTCGCAGGACTTCTCATAGCAGCTTCACCAGTTCAG ATAGTACTGGGAAGCTTCAATTCTGGAGGCAAAAAAGAGCCAAAAAAGCATGCTCCTTCAGAACCCACATCAGTGCCACTGAAGGTCGCTCCGACAACCGGGATGGGACCTAACAGCCCTCCTTCAAGAGGTACATTGAGCGAGTCATCTGGTGGCGCTGGAAGCCCACCACCACTGCATCAAGGCATGGCTGCTAGCAATAATTACCAACCGCCATTCCTGTCAAGCATGCCGTGGAAATGA
- the LOC136500935 gene encoding AT-hook motif nuclear-localized protein 10-like isoform X2 — protein MEVRSEQGLMAGRDLFGMPKSPPAPVPGPPASAAMQSVRMAYTADGTAVYAPVSSSPTTPSYQPQGADHGASMSAATVVGGNGASTAPGMGEPVAKKKRGRPRKYGPDGSMALALVPASAATGSPATGSPATGQGSSGPFSPAGLNLASSLLVVSPDGFKKRGRPKGSTNKPRVDVARSSGAGFTPHVITVQAGEGTRAVCVLSANGAISNVTLRQTATSGGTVTYEGRFEILSLSGSFLLVENGGQRSRTGGLSVSLAGPDGRLLGGGVAGLLIAASPVQIVLGSFNSGGKKEPKKHAPSEPTSVPLKVAPTTGMGPNSPPSRGTLSESSGGAGSPPPLHQGMAASNNYQPPFLSSMPWK, from the exons ATGGAGGTGAGGTCCGAGCAAGGGCTGATGGCAGGGAGGGATCTATTCGGCATGCCGAAGAGCCCGCCGGCGCCGGTGCCCGGGCCGCCGGCGTCCGCCGCCATGCAGAGCGTGCGCATGGCGTACACCGCGGACGGCACCGCTGTGTACGCTCCGGTTAGCTCCTCGCCTACGACGCCGTCTTACCAGCCGCAGGGCGCAGACCACGGCGCTAGCATGTCCGCGGCGACGGTCGTTGGTGGCAATGGTGCGTCAACTGCGCCGGGCATGGGGGAGCCGGTGGCCAAGAAGAAGCGCGGGCGACCAAGAAAGTACGGGCCCGACGGGTCCATGGCGCTGGCATTGGTGCCTGCGTCGGCAGCTACGGGGTCGCCGGCTACAGGGTCGCCGGCGACAGGGCAGGGTTCTTCCGGGCCGTTCTCACCGGCTGGGTTAAATCTGGCGAGCTCTCTGCTGGTGGTGTCGCCAGATGGATTTAAGAAGCGGGGCCGGCCTAAGGGTTCTACCAACAAGCCGCGCGTGGATGTTGCCA GGTCATCAGGAGCTGGATTTACACCTCATGTTATCACAGTTCAAGCTGGCGAGG GAACCCGTGCAGTTTGTGTTCTTTCAGCAAATGGCGCCATATCAAATGTAACGCTTCGTCAGACTGCTACATCAGGGGGAACTGTAACATACGAG GGTCGATTTGAGATACTATCACTGTCAGGCTCATTCCTCCTGGTGGAGAATGGTGGTCAGCGTAGTCGGACTGGAGGCCTCAGTGTGTCATTGGCTGGTCCTGATGGTCGTCTGTTGGGTGGTGGAGTCGCAGGACTTCTCATAGCAGCTTCACCAGTTCAG ATAGTACTGGGAAGCTTCAATTCTGGAGGCAAAAAAGAGCCAAAAAAGCATGCTCCTTCAGAACCCACATCAGTGCCACTGAAGGTCGCTCCGACAACCGGGATGGGACCTAACAGCCCTCCTTCAAGAGGTACATTGAGCGAGTCATCTGGTGGCGCTGGAAGCCCACCACCACTGCATCAAGGCATGGCTGCTAGCAATAATTACCAACCGCCATTCCTGTCAAGCATGCCGTGGAAATGA